A genome region from Microplitis demolitor isolate Queensland-Clemson2020A chromosome 1, iyMicDemo2.1a, whole genome shotgun sequence includes the following:
- the LOC103573389 gene encoding tyrosine-protein phosphatase corkscrew isoform X2, with product MASRRWFHPNISGLEAERLLMERGYDSSFLARPSSSNPGDFTLSVRNSEVTHIKIQNTGDFYDLYGGEKFATLSELVQYYMENGGQLREKNGEVIELKYPLNCADPTTERWFHGHLSAKEAERLMLERGKNGSFLVRESQSKPGDFVLSVRTDDRVTHVMIRYQDNKYDVGGGEKFDSLSDLIEHYKRNPMVETSGSVVHLRQPFNATRINASGIESRVRQLHKENGSSNGWTSWNGAPGSDESGSGRGKGKAGFWEEFESLQQLECRHLFSRKEGLRPENRAKNRYKNILPFDHTRVKLKDVDPNVPGADYINANYIKNEEREGSGTGTVASNDSLAFNKCYIATQGCLPNTIQDFWHMVYQENTQVIVMTTKEMERGKNKCARYWPEEGEAAEYGNEWKVRALARTSTADYTLREFLLQGNKPNFSEPRRIYHYHFQAWPDHGVPSDPGCVLNFLHDVNARQDSIAASLSSNGQTPAHVGPILVHCSAGIGRTGTFIVIDMILDQIKQHGLDCEIDIQRTIQRVRSQRSGMVQTEAQYKFVYLAVLHYIETATQRRQAEQKSLQFGREYTNIRYKSETNSLSTSLNENSAFVQTPTLATTNNFTLPSPVTSLRPK from the exons ATGGCATCTCGCAG ATGGTTTCATCCCAACATATCAGGATTAGAGGCCGAACGTTTATTGATGGAACGAGGCTATGACAGTTCATTTCTTGCACGTCCAAGTTCTTCTAATCCTGGTGATTTTACTCTTTCAGTAAG gAATAGCGAAGTAACTCacattaaaattcaaaatactgGTGACTTTTACGATTTGTATGGTGGTGAAAAATTTGCAACCCTGTCAGAACTCGTGCAGTATTATATGGAAAATGGGGGACAGTTGCGTGAAAAAAATGGTGAAGTTATTGAATTAAAGTATCCACTGAATTGTGCTGATCCTACGACAGAGAGGTGGTTTCACGGACACTTGTCAGCTAAAGAAGCTGAGAGGTTGATGCTCGAACGGGGTAAAAATGGATCTTTTTTGGTGCGAGAGTCTCAAAGTAAACCGGGTGATTTTGTATTGTCTGTACGTACGGACGATCGCGTTACACATGTTATGATTCGTTAtcag gataataaatatgatgttGGTGGtggtgaaaaatttgatagttTAAGCGACCTTATTGAGCATTATAAACGCAATCCAATGGTTGAAACAAGTGGCAGTGTAGTACATTTACG acaACCATTTAATGCAACTCGTATTAATGCCAGTGGCATTGAAAGTCGAGTAAGACAATTACACAAAGAAAATGGTTCGTCAAATGGTTGGACGAGCTGGAATGGCGCACCAGGAAGTGATGAATCTGGATCGGGACGTGGTAAAGGTAAAGCTGGTTTCTGGGAAGAATTCGAATCTCTTCAGCAACTTGAATGCCGCCATTTATTCTCACGCAAGGAAGGATTGAGGCCGGAGAATCGTGCAAAAaatcgttataaaaatattttacctt tcgatCACACGAGAGTGAAACTTAAAGATGTAGATCCCAATGTTCCTGGGGCAGATTATATTAACGCTAATTACATTaag aatgAAGAAAGAGAGGGTTCGGGGACCGGTACTGTGGCCAGTAATGACTCTTTAgcatttaataaatgttatattGCAACTCAAGGTTGTCTTCCTAATACAATTCAAGACTTTTGGCATATGGTTTATCAAGAGAATACTCAAGTTATTGTAATGACCACTAAAGAAATGGAACGGGGAAAG aacaaGTGTGCTAGATACTGGCCGGAAGAAGGTGAAGCTGCTGAATACGGTAATGAATGGAAAGTTCGTGCGCTCGCACGTACATCAACAGCTGATTATACGCTGCGTGAATTTCTTTTACAAGGAAACAAACCTAATTTCTCAGAGCCTAGGagaatttatcattatcattttcag gcATGGCCTGATCATGGTGTACCTTCGGACCCAGGTTGTGtactaaattttcttcatgATGTTAACGCACGACAAGATTCAATTGCAGCCTCGCTTAGCTCAAATGGCCAAACACCAGCACATGTTGGTCCTATTCTCGTTCATTGTAGCGCGGGAATCGGACGAACTGGTACATTTATCGTCATTGATATGATTTTAGATCAAATTAAACAACACG GCTTGGACTGTGAAATAGATATTCAGCGTACAATTCAACGAGTTAGATCTCAACGATCTGGAATGGTACAAACAGAAGCGCagtataaatttgtttatctCGCTGTACTGCATTATATTGAGACTGCAACACAAAGGAGACAAGCAGAACAG aaatctCTTCAATTTGGCCGTGAGTACACGAATATACGTTATAAGAGTGAAACAAATTCCTTAAGCACaagtttaaatgaaaattcagCGTTTGTTCAAACACCGACCTTAGCAAcgacaaataatttcacacTTCCATCTCCTGTCACCAGTCTAAGACCTAAGTAG
- the LOC103573389 gene encoding tyrosine-protein phosphatase corkscrew isoform X3 has protein sequence MERGYDSSFLARPSSSNPGDFTLSVRRNSEVTHIKIQNTGDFYDLYGGEKFATLSELVQYYMENGGQLREKNGEVIELKYPLNCADPTTERWFHGHLSAKEAERLMLERGKNGSFLVRESQSKPGDFVLSVRTDDRVTHVMIRYQDNKYDVGGGEKFDSLSDLIEHYKRNPMVETSGSVVHLRQPFNATRINASGIESRVRQLHKENGSSNGWTSWNGAPGSDESGSGRGKGKAGFWEEFESLQQLECRHLFSRKEGLRPENRAKNRYKNILPFDHTRVKLKDVDPNVPGADYINANYIKNEEREGSGTGTVASNDSLAFNKCYIATQGCLPNTIQDFWHMVYQENTQVIVMTTKEMERGKNKCARYWPEEGEAAEYGNEWKVRALARTSTADYTLREFLLQGNKPNFSEPRRIYHYHFQAWPDHGVPSDPGCVLNFLHDVNARQDSIAASLSSNGQTPAHVGPILVHCSAGIGRTGTFIVIDMILDQIKQHGLDCEIDIQRTIQRVRSQRSGMVQTEAQYKFVYLAVLHYIETATQRRQAEQKSLQFGREYTNIRYKSETNSLSTSLNENSAFVQTPTLATTNNFTLPSPVTSLRPK, from the exons ATGGAACGAGGCTATGACAGTTCATTTCTTGCACGTCCAAGTTCTTCTAATCCTGGTGATTTTACTCTTTCAGTAAG aaggAATAGCGAAGTAACTCacattaaaattcaaaatactgGTGACTTTTACGATTTGTATGGTGGTGAAAAATTTGCAACCCTGTCAGAACTCGTGCAGTATTATATGGAAAATGGGGGACAGTTGCGTGAAAAAAATGGTGAAGTTATTGAATTAAAGTATCCACTGAATTGTGCTGATCCTACGACAGAGAGGTGGTTTCACGGACACTTGTCAGCTAAAGAAGCTGAGAGGTTGATGCTCGAACGGGGTAAAAATGGATCTTTTTTGGTGCGAGAGTCTCAAAGTAAACCGGGTGATTTTGTATTGTCTGTACGTACGGACGATCGCGTTACACATGTTATGATTCGTTAtcag gataataaatatgatgttGGTGGtggtgaaaaatttgatagttTAAGCGACCTTATTGAGCATTATAAACGCAATCCAATGGTTGAAACAAGTGGCAGTGTAGTACATTTACG acaACCATTTAATGCAACTCGTATTAATGCCAGTGGCATTGAAAGTCGAGTAAGACAATTACACAAAGAAAATGGTTCGTCAAATGGTTGGACGAGCTGGAATGGCGCACCAGGAAGTGATGAATCTGGATCGGGACGTGGTAAAGGTAAAGCTGGTTTCTGGGAAGAATTCGAATCTCTTCAGCAACTTGAATGCCGCCATTTATTCTCACGCAAGGAAGGATTGAGGCCGGAGAATCGTGCAAAAaatcgttataaaaatattttacctt tcgatCACACGAGAGTGAAACTTAAAGATGTAGATCCCAATGTTCCTGGGGCAGATTATATTAACGCTAATTACATTaag aatgAAGAAAGAGAGGGTTCGGGGACCGGTACTGTGGCCAGTAATGACTCTTTAgcatttaataaatgttatattGCAACTCAAGGTTGTCTTCCTAATACAATTCAAGACTTTTGGCATATGGTTTATCAAGAGAATACTCAAGTTATTGTAATGACCACTAAAGAAATGGAACGGGGAAAG aacaaGTGTGCTAGATACTGGCCGGAAGAAGGTGAAGCTGCTGAATACGGTAATGAATGGAAAGTTCGTGCGCTCGCACGTACATCAACAGCTGATTATACGCTGCGTGAATTTCTTTTACAAGGAAACAAACCTAATTTCTCAGAGCCTAGGagaatttatcattatcattttcag gcATGGCCTGATCATGGTGTACCTTCGGACCCAGGTTGTGtactaaattttcttcatgATGTTAACGCACGACAAGATTCAATTGCAGCCTCGCTTAGCTCAAATGGCCAAACACCAGCACATGTTGGTCCTATTCTCGTTCATTGTAGCGCGGGAATCGGACGAACTGGTACATTTATCGTCATTGATATGATTTTAGATCAAATTAAACAACACG GCTTGGACTGTGAAATAGATATTCAGCGTACAATTCAACGAGTTAGATCTCAACGATCTGGAATGGTACAAACAGAAGCGCagtataaatttgtttatctCGCTGTACTGCATTATATTGAGACTGCAACACAAAGGAGACAAGCAGAACAG aaatctCTTCAATTTGGCCGTGAGTACACGAATATACGTTATAAGAGTGAAACAAATTCCTTAAGCACaagtttaaatgaaaattcagCGTTTGTTCAAACACCGACCTTAGCAAcgacaaataatttcacacTTCCATCTCCTGTCACCAGTCTAAGACCTAAGTAG
- the LOC103573388 gene encoding SAP domain-containing ribonucleoprotein yields MADSSYEKGLSELSKMKVADLKVELKQRGLPTTGNKNELVERLQLAIHGDSALSLDETTEEILDEDAVLGDEEIEELSPEKPDSQEVGEKRKLSTDNNPVSAKKIVLNRNSVIEEIKVDKPSTEEAPKPAETIEPQKRVIKLSEVGIKERLEMRAKKFGVPLSESAKKEARSARFNSINNQNNKSAASIKIPVETSVETLKKRAERFGTNVSNVVEKVELLEKIEKRKARFGEVQPLPIKKPTFVNRVKYVK; encoded by the exons atggCTGATTCGTCGTATGAAAAAGGACTGAGCGAACTTTCAAAAATGAAa gTCGCAGATTTAAAAGTAGAATTGAAACAAAGAGGTCTACCTACAacgggaaataaaaatgaacttgTTGAGAGGCTTCAACTTGCTATTCATGGCG atagtGCACTATCACTGGACGAGACGACGGAAGAAATTTTAGATGAAGATGCTGTACTTGGg gaTGAAGAAATAGAAGAATTGTCACCAGAGAAACCAGATTCTCAAGAAGTTGGTGAAAAACGAAAACTATCCACAGATAATAATCCAGTGTctgctaaaaaaatagttctaaATCGTAATTCAgttattgaagaaataaaagttgataaaCCGAGTACTGAAGAAGCACCGAAACCTGCTGAAACAATTGAACCTCAGAAGcgtgtaattaaattatcggaAGTCGGAATAAAAGAg cgaTTGGAAATGAGAGCTAAGAAATTTGGTGTCCCACTATCAGAATCAGCAAAAAAAGAAGCTAGATCTGCTAGATTTAATAgcattaataatcaaaataataaatctgcGGCGTCTATTAAAATACCTGTT gAAACGTCAGTTGAAACGTTGAAAAAACGCGCTGAAAGATTTGGTACCAACGTTTCAAACGTTGTGGaaaag gttgaattgttggaaaaaatagaaaaacgCAAAGCAAGATTCGGTGAAGTTCAACCACTACCAATTAAGAAACCAACTTTTGTTAATAGAGTTAAATATGTCAAATGA
- the LOC103573389 gene encoding tyrosine-protein phosphatase corkscrew isoform X1, whose amino-acid sequence MASRRWFHPNISGLEAERLLMERGYDSSFLARPSSSNPGDFTLSVRRNSEVTHIKIQNTGDFYDLYGGEKFATLSELVQYYMENGGQLREKNGEVIELKYPLNCADPTTERWFHGHLSAKEAERLMLERGKNGSFLVRESQSKPGDFVLSVRTDDRVTHVMIRYQDNKYDVGGGEKFDSLSDLIEHYKRNPMVETSGSVVHLRQPFNATRINASGIESRVRQLHKENGSSNGWTSWNGAPGSDESGSGRGKGKAGFWEEFESLQQLECRHLFSRKEGLRPENRAKNRYKNILPFDHTRVKLKDVDPNVPGADYINANYIKNEEREGSGTGTVASNDSLAFNKCYIATQGCLPNTIQDFWHMVYQENTQVIVMTTKEMERGKNKCARYWPEEGEAAEYGNEWKVRALARTSTADYTLREFLLQGNKPNFSEPRRIYHYHFQAWPDHGVPSDPGCVLNFLHDVNARQDSIAASLSSNGQTPAHVGPILVHCSAGIGRTGTFIVIDMILDQIKQHGLDCEIDIQRTIQRVRSQRSGMVQTEAQYKFVYLAVLHYIETATQRRQAEQKSLQFGREYTNIRYKSETNSLSTSLNENSAFVQTPTLATTNNFTLPSPVTSLRPK is encoded by the exons ATGGCATCTCGCAG ATGGTTTCATCCCAACATATCAGGATTAGAGGCCGAACGTTTATTGATGGAACGAGGCTATGACAGTTCATTTCTTGCACGTCCAAGTTCTTCTAATCCTGGTGATTTTACTCTTTCAGTAAG aaggAATAGCGAAGTAACTCacattaaaattcaaaatactgGTGACTTTTACGATTTGTATGGTGGTGAAAAATTTGCAACCCTGTCAGAACTCGTGCAGTATTATATGGAAAATGGGGGACAGTTGCGTGAAAAAAATGGTGAAGTTATTGAATTAAAGTATCCACTGAATTGTGCTGATCCTACGACAGAGAGGTGGTTTCACGGACACTTGTCAGCTAAAGAAGCTGAGAGGTTGATGCTCGAACGGGGTAAAAATGGATCTTTTTTGGTGCGAGAGTCTCAAAGTAAACCGGGTGATTTTGTATTGTCTGTACGTACGGACGATCGCGTTACACATGTTATGATTCGTTAtcag gataataaatatgatgttGGTGGtggtgaaaaatttgatagttTAAGCGACCTTATTGAGCATTATAAACGCAATCCAATGGTTGAAACAAGTGGCAGTGTAGTACATTTACG acaACCATTTAATGCAACTCGTATTAATGCCAGTGGCATTGAAAGTCGAGTAAGACAATTACACAAAGAAAATGGTTCGTCAAATGGTTGGACGAGCTGGAATGGCGCACCAGGAAGTGATGAATCTGGATCGGGACGTGGTAAAGGTAAAGCTGGTTTCTGGGAAGAATTCGAATCTCTTCAGCAACTTGAATGCCGCCATTTATTCTCACGCAAGGAAGGATTGAGGCCGGAGAATCGTGCAAAAaatcgttataaaaatattttacctt tcgatCACACGAGAGTGAAACTTAAAGATGTAGATCCCAATGTTCCTGGGGCAGATTATATTAACGCTAATTACATTaag aatgAAGAAAGAGAGGGTTCGGGGACCGGTACTGTGGCCAGTAATGACTCTTTAgcatttaataaatgttatattGCAACTCAAGGTTGTCTTCCTAATACAATTCAAGACTTTTGGCATATGGTTTATCAAGAGAATACTCAAGTTATTGTAATGACCACTAAAGAAATGGAACGGGGAAAG aacaaGTGTGCTAGATACTGGCCGGAAGAAGGTGAAGCTGCTGAATACGGTAATGAATGGAAAGTTCGTGCGCTCGCACGTACATCAACAGCTGATTATACGCTGCGTGAATTTCTTTTACAAGGAAACAAACCTAATTTCTCAGAGCCTAGGagaatttatcattatcattttcag gcATGGCCTGATCATGGTGTACCTTCGGACCCAGGTTGTGtactaaattttcttcatgATGTTAACGCACGACAAGATTCAATTGCAGCCTCGCTTAGCTCAAATGGCCAAACACCAGCACATGTTGGTCCTATTCTCGTTCATTGTAGCGCGGGAATCGGACGAACTGGTACATTTATCGTCATTGATATGATTTTAGATCAAATTAAACAACACG GCTTGGACTGTGAAATAGATATTCAGCGTACAATTCAACGAGTTAGATCTCAACGATCTGGAATGGTACAAACAGAAGCGCagtataaatttgtttatctCGCTGTACTGCATTATATTGAGACTGCAACACAAAGGAGACAAGCAGAACAG aaatctCTTCAATTTGGCCGTGAGTACACGAATATACGTTATAAGAGTGAAACAAATTCCTTAAGCACaagtttaaatgaaaattcagCGTTTGTTCAAACACCGACCTTAGCAAcgacaaataatttcacacTTCCATCTCCTGTCACCAGTCTAAGACCTAAGTAG
- the LOC103573389 gene encoding tyrosine-protein phosphatase corkscrew isoform X4 has product MTVHFLHVQVLLILVILLFQRNSEVTHIKIQNTGDFYDLYGGEKFATLSELVQYYMENGGQLREKNGEVIELKYPLNCADPTTERWFHGHLSAKEAERLMLERGKNGSFLVRESQSKPGDFVLSVRTDDRVTHVMIRYQDNKYDVGGGEKFDSLSDLIEHYKRNPMVETSGSVVHLRQPFNATRINASGIESRVRQLHKENGSSNGWTSWNGAPGSDESGSGRGKGKAGFWEEFESLQQLECRHLFSRKEGLRPENRAKNRYKNILPFDHTRVKLKDVDPNVPGADYINANYIKNEEREGSGTGTVASNDSLAFNKCYIATQGCLPNTIQDFWHMVYQENTQVIVMTTKEMERGKNKCARYWPEEGEAAEYGNEWKVRALARTSTADYTLREFLLQGNKPNFSEPRRIYHYHFQAWPDHGVPSDPGCVLNFLHDVNARQDSIAASLSSNGQTPAHVGPILVHCSAGIGRTGTFIVIDMILDQIKQHGLDCEIDIQRTIQRVRSQRSGMVQTEAQYKFVYLAVLHYIETATQRRQAEQKSLQFGREYTNIRYKSETNSLSTSLNENSAFVQTPTLATTNNFTLPSPVTSLRPK; this is encoded by the exons ATGACAGTTCATTTCTTGCACGTCCAAGTTCTTCTAATCCTGGTGATTTTACTCTTTCA aaggAATAGCGAAGTAACTCacattaaaattcaaaatactgGTGACTTTTACGATTTGTATGGTGGTGAAAAATTTGCAACCCTGTCAGAACTCGTGCAGTATTATATGGAAAATGGGGGACAGTTGCGTGAAAAAAATGGTGAAGTTATTGAATTAAAGTATCCACTGAATTGTGCTGATCCTACGACAGAGAGGTGGTTTCACGGACACTTGTCAGCTAAAGAAGCTGAGAGGTTGATGCTCGAACGGGGTAAAAATGGATCTTTTTTGGTGCGAGAGTCTCAAAGTAAACCGGGTGATTTTGTATTGTCTGTACGTACGGACGATCGCGTTACACATGTTATGATTCGTTAtcag gataataaatatgatgttGGTGGtggtgaaaaatttgatagttTAAGCGACCTTATTGAGCATTATAAACGCAATCCAATGGTTGAAACAAGTGGCAGTGTAGTACATTTACG acaACCATTTAATGCAACTCGTATTAATGCCAGTGGCATTGAAAGTCGAGTAAGACAATTACACAAAGAAAATGGTTCGTCAAATGGTTGGACGAGCTGGAATGGCGCACCAGGAAGTGATGAATCTGGATCGGGACGTGGTAAAGGTAAAGCTGGTTTCTGGGAAGAATTCGAATCTCTTCAGCAACTTGAATGCCGCCATTTATTCTCACGCAAGGAAGGATTGAGGCCGGAGAATCGTGCAAAAaatcgttataaaaatattttacctt tcgatCACACGAGAGTGAAACTTAAAGATGTAGATCCCAATGTTCCTGGGGCAGATTATATTAACGCTAATTACATTaag aatgAAGAAAGAGAGGGTTCGGGGACCGGTACTGTGGCCAGTAATGACTCTTTAgcatttaataaatgttatattGCAACTCAAGGTTGTCTTCCTAATACAATTCAAGACTTTTGGCATATGGTTTATCAAGAGAATACTCAAGTTATTGTAATGACCACTAAAGAAATGGAACGGGGAAAG aacaaGTGTGCTAGATACTGGCCGGAAGAAGGTGAAGCTGCTGAATACGGTAATGAATGGAAAGTTCGTGCGCTCGCACGTACATCAACAGCTGATTATACGCTGCGTGAATTTCTTTTACAAGGAAACAAACCTAATTTCTCAGAGCCTAGGagaatttatcattatcattttcag gcATGGCCTGATCATGGTGTACCTTCGGACCCAGGTTGTGtactaaattttcttcatgATGTTAACGCACGACAAGATTCAATTGCAGCCTCGCTTAGCTCAAATGGCCAAACACCAGCACATGTTGGTCCTATTCTCGTTCATTGTAGCGCGGGAATCGGACGAACTGGTACATTTATCGTCATTGATATGATTTTAGATCAAATTAAACAACACG GCTTGGACTGTGAAATAGATATTCAGCGTACAATTCAACGAGTTAGATCTCAACGATCTGGAATGGTACAAACAGAAGCGCagtataaatttgtttatctCGCTGTACTGCATTATATTGAGACTGCAACACAAAGGAGACAAGCAGAACAG aaatctCTTCAATTTGGCCGTGAGTACACGAATATACGTTATAAGAGTGAAACAAATTCCTTAAGCACaagtttaaatgaaaattcagCGTTTGTTCAAACACCGACCTTAGCAAcgacaaataatttcacacTTCCATCTCCTGTCACCAGTCTAAGACCTAAGTAG